The Setaria italica strain Yugu1 chromosome IX, Setaria_italica_v2.0, whole genome shotgun sequence genome has a window encoding:
- the LOC101753916 gene encoding organic cation/carnitine transporter 7 isoform X1: protein MMEEQSASYTVDDALLSSGFGKFQILILSYAGIGLIAEAMEMMLLSFVGPSVQLEWKLTSHQESMITSVVFVGMLIGAYSWGVVSDNYGRRRGFLFTAIVTSGAGFLSSFAPNYLSLISLRFLVGIGLGGGPVLGSWFLEFVPAPSRGTWMVVFSAFWTVGTIFEASLAWMVMPKFGWRWLLALSSVPSFLLLLFYAITPESPRFLCMKGRTTEAVDVLEKMARLNNVPLPSGKLVSDKNIELDEVSVSSESTTLLDGAEESYNIDKDEGSDFGGFKSVGKLLSPKLIRATLLLWMAFFGNAFAYYGIVLLTSELSNGNRICAKEEVESVHSNNASLYKNVFISSFAEIPGSILSAMVVDRFGRRLSMASMLFTSCVFLFPLVFSRTDIITRISLFGARLCIAASFTIVYIYAPEIYPTSVRTTGIGIASSVGRIGGILCPLVAVALVHSCHQTTAIILFEIVVFSSGLAVAFFPFETKGCRLNDTEVDMN from the exons ATG ATGGAGGAGCAATCAGCTTCATATACCGTGGATGACGCACTCTTGTCATCAGGTTTTGGGAAGTTCCAGATATTAATTCTTTCCTATGCTGGGATCGGCTTGATTGCAGAAGCTATGGAGATGATGCTGTTATCATTTGTTGGTCCATCAGTACAGCTAGAATGGAAGCTTACTTCTCATCAGGAAAGCATGATTACAAGTGTTGTTTTTGTTGGAATGCTGATAGGAGCTTACTCATGGGGTGTGGTTTCAGACAACTATGGAAGGAG GAGGGGCTTTCTCTTTACTGCCATTGTGACAAGTGGAGCTGGATTTTTGAGTTCTTTCGCTCCTAACTATCTGTCATTAATATCTCTTAGATTCTTAGTTGGTATTggtttgggaggaggacctgTTCTCGGATCTTGGTTCTTGGAGTTTGTTCCTGCACCAAGTAGAGGAACCTGGATGGTGGTATTTTCTGCATTTTGGACTGTTGGGACCATCTTCGAGGCATCTCTTGCATGG ATGGTTATGCCCAAGTTTGGCTGGAGGTGGTTGTTAGCACTATCATCTGTTCCATCTTTCCTCCTGCTCCTATTTTATGCCATTACGCCAGAGTCACCAAGGTTCCTATGCATGAAAGGCAGAACAACCGAGGCTGTGGATGTATTGGAGAAAATGGCAAGACTAAACAATGTGCCTTTACCTTCAGGCAAGCTTGTTTCTGACAAAAATATCGAGCTAGATGAAGTTTCAGTATCTTCGGAGTCCACAACACTTCTGGATGGTGCTGAAGAAAGTTACAACATAGATAAAGATGAAGGTTCTGATTTTGGAGGTTTTAAGTCCGTTGGCAAGCTACTTTCGCCAAAACTGATCAGAGCAACCCTACTTCTGTGGATGGCCTTCTTTGGAAATGCATTTGCCTATTATGGGATTGTTCTTCTGACATCAGAGCTAAGTAATGGAAATAGGATATGTGCGAAAGAGGAGGTTGAATCAGTACATTCAAATAACGCAAGCTTATATAAGAATGTTTTCATATCTAGTTTTGCAG AGATCCCGGGATCAATTCTGTCGGCCATGGTTGTGGATCGATTTGGCCGGAGGCTTTCCATGGCGTCCATGCTCTTCACTAGCTGTGTTTTCTTGTTCCCACTAGTGTTCTCCCGGACAGATATAATAACAAGAATCTCCCTGTTTGGTGCCCGGCTCTGTATCGCTGCCAGCTTCACCATTGTATACATATACGCTCCAGAG ATTTACCCGACCTCGGTGAGGACAACGGGCATCGGTATCGCGAGCTCGGTGGGCAGGATCGGGGGCATCCTCTGCCCACTGGTCGCGGTCGCCCTGGTGCACAGCTGCCACCAGACGACAGCGATCATCCTCTTCGAGATTGTAGTCTTCTCCTCCGGCCTGGCCGTCGCATTCTTCCCCTTCGAGACGAAGGGGTGTAGACTCAACGACACCGAGGTCGATATGAACTGA
- the LOC101753916 gene encoding organic cation/carnitine transporter 7 isoform X2: MEAYFSSGKHDYKCCFCWNADRSLLMGCGFRQLWKEAGLIFNDVMRGFLFTAIVTSGAGFLSSFAPNYLSLISLRFLVGIGLGGGPVLGSWFLEFVPAPSRGTWMVVFSAFWTVGTIFEASLAWMVMPKFGWRWLLALSSVPSFLLLLFYAITPESPRFLCMKGRTTEAVDVLEKMARLNNVPLPSGKLVSDKNIELDEVSVSSESTTLLDGAEESYNIDKDEGSDFGGFKSVGKLLSPKLIRATLLLWMAFFGNAFAYYGIVLLTSELSNGNRICAKEEVESVHSNNASLYKNVFISSFAEIPGSILSAMVVDRFGRRLSMASMLFTSCVFLFPLVFSRTDIITRISLFGARLCIAASFTIVYIYAPEIYPTSVRTTGIGIASSVGRIGGILCPLVAVALVHSCHQTTAIILFEIVVFSSGLAVAFFPFETKGCRLNDTEVDMN; encoded by the exons ATGGAAGCTTACTTCTCATCAGGAAAGCATGATTACAAGTGTTGTTTTTGTTGGAATGCTGATAGGAGCTTACTCATGGGGTGTGGTTTCAGACAACTATGGAAGGAGGCAGGTCTAATCTTTAATGAtgtcat GAGGGGCTTTCTCTTTACTGCCATTGTGACAAGTGGAGCTGGATTTTTGAGTTCTTTCGCTCCTAACTATCTGTCATTAATATCTCTTAGATTCTTAGTTGGTATTggtttgggaggaggacctgTTCTCGGATCTTGGTTCTTGGAGTTTGTTCCTGCACCAAGTAGAGGAACCTGGATGGTGGTATTTTCTGCATTTTGGACTGTTGGGACCATCTTCGAGGCATCTCTTGCATGG ATGGTTATGCCCAAGTTTGGCTGGAGGTGGTTGTTAGCACTATCATCTGTTCCATCTTTCCTCCTGCTCCTATTTTATGCCATTACGCCAGAGTCACCAAGGTTCCTATGCATGAAAGGCAGAACAACCGAGGCTGTGGATGTATTGGAGAAAATGGCAAGACTAAACAATGTGCCTTTACCTTCAGGCAAGCTTGTTTCTGACAAAAATATCGAGCTAGATGAAGTTTCAGTATCTTCGGAGTCCACAACACTTCTGGATGGTGCTGAAGAAAGTTACAACATAGATAAAGATGAAGGTTCTGATTTTGGAGGTTTTAAGTCCGTTGGCAAGCTACTTTCGCCAAAACTGATCAGAGCAACCCTACTTCTGTGGATGGCCTTCTTTGGAAATGCATTTGCCTATTATGGGATTGTTCTTCTGACATCAGAGCTAAGTAATGGAAATAGGATATGTGCGAAAGAGGAGGTTGAATCAGTACATTCAAATAACGCAAGCTTATATAAGAATGTTTTCATATCTAGTTTTGCAG AGATCCCGGGATCAATTCTGTCGGCCATGGTTGTGGATCGATTTGGCCGGAGGCTTTCCATGGCGTCCATGCTCTTCACTAGCTGTGTTTTCTTGTTCCCACTAGTGTTCTCCCGGACAGATATAATAACAAGAATCTCCCTGTTTGGTGCCCGGCTCTGTATCGCTGCCAGCTTCACCATTGTATACATATACGCTCCAGAG ATTTACCCGACCTCGGTGAGGACAACGGGCATCGGTATCGCGAGCTCGGTGGGCAGGATCGGGGGCATCCTCTGCCCACTGGTCGCGGTCGCCCTGGTGCACAGCTGCCACCAGACGACAGCGATCATCCTCTTCGAGATTGTAGTCTTCTCCTCCGGCCTGGCCGTCGCATTCTTCCCCTTCGAGACGAAGGGGTGTAGACTCAACGACACCGAGGTCGATATGAACTGA
- the LOC101753916 gene encoding organic cation/carnitine transporter 7 isoform X3 translates to MEGGRRGFLFTAIVTSGAGFLSSFAPNYLSLISLRFLVGIGLGGGPVLGSWFLEFVPAPSRGTWMVVFSAFWTVGTIFEASLAWMVMPKFGWRWLLALSSVPSFLLLLFYAITPESPRFLCMKGRTTEAVDVLEKMARLNNVPLPSGKLVSDKNIELDEVSVSSESTTLLDGAEESYNIDKDEGSDFGGFKSVGKLLSPKLIRATLLLWMAFFGNAFAYYGIVLLTSELSNGNRICAKEEVESVHSNNASLYKNVFISSFAEIPGSILSAMVVDRFGRRLSMASMLFTSCVFLFPLVFSRTDIITRISLFGARLCIAASFTIVYIYAPEIYPTSVRTTGIGIASSVGRIGGILCPLVAVALVHSCHQTTAIILFEIVVFSSGLAVAFFPFETKGCRLNDTEVDMN, encoded by the exons ATGGAAGGAGGCAG GAGGGGCTTTCTCTTTACTGCCATTGTGACAAGTGGAGCTGGATTTTTGAGTTCTTTCGCTCCTAACTATCTGTCATTAATATCTCTTAGATTCTTAGTTGGTATTggtttgggaggaggacctgTTCTCGGATCTTGGTTCTTGGAGTTTGTTCCTGCACCAAGTAGAGGAACCTGGATGGTGGTATTTTCTGCATTTTGGACTGTTGGGACCATCTTCGAGGCATCTCTTGCATGG ATGGTTATGCCCAAGTTTGGCTGGAGGTGGTTGTTAGCACTATCATCTGTTCCATCTTTCCTCCTGCTCCTATTTTATGCCATTACGCCAGAGTCACCAAGGTTCCTATGCATGAAAGGCAGAACAACCGAGGCTGTGGATGTATTGGAGAAAATGGCAAGACTAAACAATGTGCCTTTACCTTCAGGCAAGCTTGTTTCTGACAAAAATATCGAGCTAGATGAAGTTTCAGTATCTTCGGAGTCCACAACACTTCTGGATGGTGCTGAAGAAAGTTACAACATAGATAAAGATGAAGGTTCTGATTTTGGAGGTTTTAAGTCCGTTGGCAAGCTACTTTCGCCAAAACTGATCAGAGCAACCCTACTTCTGTGGATGGCCTTCTTTGGAAATGCATTTGCCTATTATGGGATTGTTCTTCTGACATCAGAGCTAAGTAATGGAAATAGGATATGTGCGAAAGAGGAGGTTGAATCAGTACATTCAAATAACGCAAGCTTATATAAGAATGTTTTCATATCTAGTTTTGCAG AGATCCCGGGATCAATTCTGTCGGCCATGGTTGTGGATCGATTTGGCCGGAGGCTTTCCATGGCGTCCATGCTCTTCACTAGCTGTGTTTTCTTGTTCCCACTAGTGTTCTCCCGGACAGATATAATAACAAGAATCTCCCTGTTTGGTGCCCGGCTCTGTATCGCTGCCAGCTTCACCATTGTATACATATACGCTCCAGAG ATTTACCCGACCTCGGTGAGGACAACGGGCATCGGTATCGCGAGCTCGGTGGGCAGGATCGGGGGCATCCTCTGCCCACTGGTCGCGGTCGCCCTGGTGCACAGCTGCCACCAGACGACAGCGATCATCCTCTTCGAGATTGTAGTCTTCTCCTCCGGCCTGGCCGTCGCATTCTTCCCCTTCGAGACGAAGGGGTGTAGACTCAACGACACCGAGGTCGATATGAACTGA
- the LOC101753916 gene encoding organic cation/carnitine transporter 7 isoform X4, with the protein MVVFSAFWTVGTIFEASLAWMVMPKFGWRWLLALSSVPSFLLLLFYAITPESPRFLCMKGRTTEAVDVLEKMARLNNVPLPSGKLVSDKNIELDEVSVSSESTTLLDGAEESYNIDKDEGSDFGGFKSVGKLLSPKLIRATLLLWMAFFGNAFAYYGIVLLTSELSNGNRICAKEEVESVHSNNASLYKNVFISSFAEIPGSILSAMVVDRFGRRLSMASMLFTSCVFLFPLVFSRTDIITRISLFGARLCIAASFTIVYIYAPEIYPTSVRTTGIGIASSVGRIGGILCPLVAVALVHSCHQTTAIILFEIVVFSSGLAVAFFPFETKGCRLNDTEVDMN; encoded by the exons ATGGTGGTATTTTCTGCATTTTGGACTGTTGGGACCATCTTCGAGGCATCTCTTGCATGG ATGGTTATGCCCAAGTTTGGCTGGAGGTGGTTGTTAGCACTATCATCTGTTCCATCTTTCCTCCTGCTCCTATTTTATGCCATTACGCCAGAGTCACCAAGGTTCCTATGCATGAAAGGCAGAACAACCGAGGCTGTGGATGTATTGGAGAAAATGGCAAGACTAAACAATGTGCCTTTACCTTCAGGCAAGCTTGTTTCTGACAAAAATATCGAGCTAGATGAAGTTTCAGTATCTTCGGAGTCCACAACACTTCTGGATGGTGCTGAAGAAAGTTACAACATAGATAAAGATGAAGGTTCTGATTTTGGAGGTTTTAAGTCCGTTGGCAAGCTACTTTCGCCAAAACTGATCAGAGCAACCCTACTTCTGTGGATGGCCTTCTTTGGAAATGCATTTGCCTATTATGGGATTGTTCTTCTGACATCAGAGCTAAGTAATGGAAATAGGATATGTGCGAAAGAGGAGGTTGAATCAGTACATTCAAATAACGCAAGCTTATATAAGAATGTTTTCATATCTAGTTTTGCAG AGATCCCGGGATCAATTCTGTCGGCCATGGTTGTGGATCGATTTGGCCGGAGGCTTTCCATGGCGTCCATGCTCTTCACTAGCTGTGTTTTCTTGTTCCCACTAGTGTTCTCCCGGACAGATATAATAACAAGAATCTCCCTGTTTGGTGCCCGGCTCTGTATCGCTGCCAGCTTCACCATTGTATACATATACGCTCCAGAG ATTTACCCGACCTCGGTGAGGACAACGGGCATCGGTATCGCGAGCTCGGTGGGCAGGATCGGGGGCATCCTCTGCCCACTGGTCGCGGTCGCCCTGGTGCACAGCTGCCACCAGACGACAGCGATCATCCTCTTCGAGATTGTAGTCTTCTCCTCCGGCCTGGCCGTCGCATTCTTCCCCTTCGAGACGAAGGGGTGTAGACTCAACGACACCGAGGTCGATATGAACTGA